A window of the Polaribacter sp. HaHaR_3_91 genome harbors these coding sequences:
- a CDS encoding endo-1,4-beta-xylanase codes for MKLKNLFNLLKVLPLFLLIISCGGPNESDDPIIIPVAKVQATFNMSISPSDPNVMLFDNKTVGKGEFMSEWDFGQGNGFVEDLPGIEEIRFDTDGTFTVTLKVTNEAGFTEDSKTVVVNNGTGGICPNGNCTSNSSSALKDATTTFFVGNITRASRINAGGKHTEVLKSDFSSITSEYEMKMNVMYPSQGNYDFSAADVIVNFGFDNAINVHGHALIWHNATPDWVKDFAGSDSEFEAMVKDYITTTVTRYKGKIGSWDVVNEAIEDGSGNPLRNSIFKQKMGDDYIKKCFQWARDADPDVLLFYNDYNMASSPGKRAAMFKIVDSLGDLIDGVGAQMHINYNFPSKSNIQAVADGTVSRGLKLHFAELDIRANPDNDQTSLTDERADEQKAKFKEVVQIYNSIPLDNKYALTVWGLRDNETWLIDFWGHVDWPLMYDDNFNKKKAYNGFLEGLQ; via the coding sequence ATGAAGTTAAAAAACCTATTTAATCTATTAAAGGTATTACCGTTATTTCTATTAATCATTTCTTGTGGAGGACCAAATGAAAGTGATGACCCAATAATAATACCAGTAGCAAAAGTTCAGGCAACTTTTAATATGTCAATTTCTCCATCAGATCCAAATGTAATGTTGTTTGATAACAAAACGGTTGGAAAGGGAGAGTTTATGAGTGAATGGGATTTTGGACAAGGAAATGGTTTCGTAGAAGATTTACCAGGAATAGAAGAAATAAGGTTTGATACTGATGGCACCTTTACCGTAACATTAAAGGTTACAAATGAGGCAGGTTTTACAGAAGATAGTAAAACGGTAGTTGTAAACAATGGAACTGGTGGAATATGCCCTAATGGAAATTGTACGTCAAATAGTTCTTCTGCTTTAAAAGATGCTACAACAACATTTTTTGTGGGTAATATTACAAGAGCCTCTAGAATAAACGCCGGCGGTAAACATACAGAGGTTTTAAAAAGTGATTTTTCTAGTATTACATCAGAATACGAAATGAAAATGAATGTAATGTATCCTTCTCAAGGTAATTATGATTTTAGTGCTGCCGATGTTATTGTAAATTTTGGATTTGATAATGCAATTAATGTGCATGGTCATGCACTAATTTGGCACAATGCAACTCCAGATTGGGTAAAAGATTTTGCTGGTTCAGATTCTGAGTTTGAAGCCATGGTAAAAGATTATATAACAACTACTGTTACTAGATATAAAGGTAAAATAGGCTCTTGGGACGTTGTAAATGAAGCAATCGAAGATGGAAGTGGAAACCCTTTAAGAAATTCTATTTTTAAACAAAAAATGGGAGATGATTATATTAAAAAATGTTTTCAATGGGCAAGAGATGCAGACCCAGATGTATTGCTTTTTTATAATGATTATAACATGGCGTCTAGTCCTGGAAAAAGAGCTGCAATGTTTAAAATAGTAGATAGTCTAGGCGATTTAATTGATGGTGTTGGAGCTCAAATGCATATAAATTATAATTTTCCATCAAAGTCAAATATTCAGGCAGTTGCAGATGGTACCGTTTCTAGAGGATTAAAACTACATTTTGCAGAATTAGATATTAGAGCAAATCCAGATAATGATCAAACTAGTTTAACGGATGAAAGAGCCGATGAGCAAAAAGCAAAATTTAAAGAAGTTGTTCAAATTTATAATTCAATTCCATTAGATAATAAATACGCATTAACAGTATGGGGTTTAAGAGATAATGAAACTTGGTTAATAGATTTTTGGGGTCATGTAGACTGGCCACTAATGTATGATGATAATTTCAATAAAAAGAAAGCCTATAATGGTTTCTTAGAAGGATTACAATAA